In the genome of Rissa tridactyla isolate bRisTri1 chromosome Z, bRisTri1.patW.cur.20221130, whole genome shotgun sequence, the window TACTCTTTTCTCCTGGTTTAAGAATTCTTGGACCTTTATTACTAGTGAAAGGCTTTTCTTCTTGGTCTGGCGTAAGATGAAATGGTGACCCTAGTGAAATACCAGATTTTAATGAAAGGATAGAATCAGAGTCTGATGAAGCTTGTCTAGACAACGATGCAGCAGCCGCAGCTTGATGCAAGCTACTGACTATAGAATTTGCACCTTCTTGTATAGCTTTCCAATCAAAGTTCTCTGAATCAGGTGAGAAACCATGTTCTGAATCTGGCCTTTGTATCTCTCTCAAATCCAGTGTTAAATCTTCTGCCAATATACCACCTGTatttctggaattatttttttcactttcactcTTTATtcttgagggttttttctttttgggcatAGCAGAACTAATGCATTCCTGCAATAGATCATCTTCTGAATCAATACTAAGAGAACTCAGAGAGCTGTTTCTAGAGAAACATACAGGAGTATCTTCAACATGAAATGATTTAGGTGCATAACCAGAAGTTTGTGGTCTGTTTGATTCCATCTGCGAATCAGGAGCCTCAGTACGTTTTTCAGCTTCCCcttctttgttgttattgttctcTTGATCAATATCACTGAGGGAACTAAGAGATGAATTGCGAGAAAAACAAACAGGTGTGTTTTCAATAgcaaaattctgcattttctcATCTGTAGCTGCTCCTCTGTCTGGAATATCTTTAGTTGACTGAGAGAAAGTTTTAGGCTGGCTTCTGCCTGTTGGGTGTTTTTGACAAACTTGTGTCCTGCTACTTGGTTGCTGATTTGAAGACTGTTCTGGATTAGTGCagtctttaatttctgtttcttttgcttcttttccctttcttaattcTGCCTTCTCCCTTGAAAGgtcaacatcatcatcatcaaaatcTAAAGAACTTAGGGAATCATTCCGTGAAAAACAATAAGGAGTTCCCTCAATTGGTGTGTAATGGTGAGGGGAATCAAATGCAAAGCTTCCTCTTACACGCTCCTCATTATTTGGTAATTTGTCATTAAAAtctcttgaattatttttaagattctgtttctttccatctctgtTCTCTGGATAGCTTCTTTCATTACTAACATTGCTTTTAGGCTCTGTGGGTTTTCTTATACGTGCTCTGTATTCATTATTTTGGGGAACAGGCTTTACTGGTGATGTTGGCTTCTTTTTCTCACCTTCTGATTGGTTTTTATTACTTACAGATGAAGACGCTTGTTGAATTTGATCCATTATCTTCTTCACTCTGAAAGGTTTGTGACTTTTTCCTTTTGGCATAGCTGAGTTAATGCACTCAGCCAGAATATCACCCTCTTCTGTTTTGTCATCATCCAGGCCTGGAGGAGTTACAGTTGCGCTTTTTGCTCTCTGAGACTCATCGGTGCTTCTACCTTCTGTAGGAATGGTGTCTCGCTTTTCAAATTCCCCTGATTCTGCTCCCGTACCCACACTGTCCACGTTGGCTAACTCGCTCGGGGGCGATTCTATTGTGAGATCACTCAGAGATGTAGCTGTTGAAAAGTTTATTGGTGTACCTTCAACACAATATACCCGTGGCATATCGTCTCCTGGTGTAAAACTCACATGCTTTTGGGATTGCAATCTGCTTTGTGAAGGCAAAAGTTTGTAAACTGGCAGCTGGCTGGGCTTTCTGGCAACAGGAGGAGGTATTTTTTGAGCAGATGCTTGAGAAGGCTTTTTGGCTTTACGCGAAGACTTTGTTGGCATTGCAGAAATAATACATGCTTCCAGTATTTCAATATCATCATCGTCATCAGAATCATCCAGAAtgtctttttctgcttcagtagGCTTGTCCGCTTTCTTCTCTTGGTTATCCTTTGTATCGTCTGACTCTTCAGGTTCCGCTTCATTTCCGTGTTCATTTTCATGAACCGGAGGCATTATTCTTAACTCTACATCTTTCTGTATAAACGGCTCATCAAGACTCAGAGCACTCAGGCTAGAAGAGCAAGAAAACCCATCCGGTGTACTTTCTGTGGCAAAATGTAATAGCGTATCAGCATCTGGCAGTACCTGAACTCTTTGAACAGCTGCATTTACAGCTGCCTGTCTAGGACCAGGCTCTCTCTTTTCTGCACTAGGTACTTTACCTTTAGCTACGTCTCTTTTTACTTGAACTCCTTGAGCAGGAGGTGGCGTTTTACTTCGGCTTGGAGGCATTGTTTGTCCAGGGCTGTCTGGAAGGTCACTGGGACTTATAATACCACTTACCATTCCACTGCAAGGCTCACTTTGAACTGAACTAGCAATTGAACGGCTTTCAAAACTATCCAGGGAACTTACAGATGTACATCTGCTGAACATGAGTGGTGTTTCCTGCACATAATGTTCTGGTGGGCTTTTCGGAGTCTGTGCACCACTCTTTGAGGGAGATTTGGCACCTGAAGAAAATTCAACAGCTTTATGTCTAGAGGAATCAGAAGGAGACAAACTAGAAGTCTGAAGTCTACTGGACTTTGTTCTGATGTGCTGTGATGTTGATGTGATTTCACTTACTGCACCTTCTGTAGATAGAGCCCCACTGTTTTCCTTTAGTTCTGCTATCTGTAGTGTATTATTAGCATCTGTCACACGTGTGGATTGATCACGTCCTATTTCATCTTCAGCTGATGACAAAGATGACAAAGAGCTACACCTTGAAAAGCATATTGGGGTATCTTCCACACAGTAAGTTTGAATAGTTTCCTGATTAATAGAGGGAGTTTTACAGGAGGCAGTCTTTTGCGCATGACTGCCTCTGCTCTGTGCAGAATTTGGGTGAAGCTGATTCTGTCTCTTTGAACCAGCTGAGGGGGCTGATGTGCTCCCACTGCTTGAGGAAATATGGTCAGTTTTAGTGCTTTGCACTGAAGAAGTCTTTGGAAAAGTAAAAGATGGCTTCTGAGAAGAAGGAGGAACTTCTGTTGAGTATTTTAAACTATAATCAATAGGCTGATCGACATGATGTTCCTCTTCATTGTACTTTATGCTATAGTTAGTTGGTCTGTCTTCCTCTTCATGTTGTTCCTCCTCAGAATAACGTTCACTATAGTTGGTTGGCTTATCATCATCATAATCATCAACCTGGCACAAGGACTGGTTTACTTTCTGATTCATTCCAAGAGTTGAGCCTACTCTGTTCTGATCTGAACCATTAGATCCTCTTGATCTAAAGGTAGAAACGCACTCTTGCTGTCCAAAAGGTGACTGATATTTCATGTGTTTATCATCCCCACTTTCAGTGTACACAGGGTAGGTTGCATTTTGGCTCCTTGACTgcctttgttcattttgtttcatttcatcatCTATTATATGCTTAGGCCTTGCCCATCTTTCATTCTGAGAGGGACTTTGCCTTCCAGAATTCAACTGTTCATCTGAGTATTTAAGACTATAATTAATAGGAGTGTCTAGCTCTCCATCATTGTCATCCATATGATTTGCACTATGAATCTTATGTGCCAAGTCAGCTGGGTATTGACCATAACTACAAAATTTACTTTCATCATCTTCGGAGTAAGATTCAATGGAAGGTTTCATTTGGCCTCTTTTACCATAGCCATCACTGCTGCTCACACTATTTAAACTGTCATTTGAAGCTCTCTTGTATTCCATTTTTGTATAAGGCACAGGACACGTCCTGTTTGAATTCTCAGCCTTAGGGAAGTACGCATTTGAGTGAGCATGGGCAGTGGCTGATCTCCTTGGGgcatttctgtcttctgtcaAACAGTGCATTTCAGAAGTGGAACCAGAACTTCTGTCTTCTTGTGGAATATGCATGCTTGTTACTTCTTCCATAACTTTGGCGATCTGAGCTGCAGCAGTAGAAATCTGCATTCCTATTCTCTTAGAGGAGTTCCCAGTATTCTCTGCAGCTGGATGATAGGTATTTAAACCTACTGCTCGATCCCTATCCAGACTTCTGTCTTTCTCAGATCGAGAATTTTCTATGTTTCCTCTATTGGAAGAGGAGGAGCCAGGCAATACTGTAGTATTTAAATATGGCGAAAGTACAGTCATATTACCAGCATTAAAACTTTCTGATCTGCACATACCATCATCATGCCGACTGGAGTCCAGGACATACTCACTGTACAGATTTTGCTTATGTCTCTGCTTATTACGGTGAGATGCTTTTGGGCTTAAATTATCAATGTTGTCAAAAGTCTCTGATAAATGCTGAGCATCTAATTCTGCTTCcagtgctttctgttttctgacatGAAGAGATGGTAAGCTTGATCCTGGAGACATAATGTTGGCATCCTTGTATTTCGCTGGCCTGTTTGCCATGAGGTTCCTTAGAGCTGCAGCACTACCCATGGCTATCATTTTGTGTTTTGAGTGAATGAGATTTTTTAGCATGCTGACTGCTCCCATGTCCCACAGCGCCTCCTGATCCTTCGCATTCCGTGCAGAGAGATTCCACAGGGTCCCGCATGCATTGCTGACTATTGTCAAACTGTGCGACTTCAAGTGTTGCAGCAAGGTTTGTAAGCAGCTGTTCTCTCGCAAGATTTGCCTGGTGGTGAGTAATTGAAAACAAACATCAGTAAGTGGCATTTCAAAAGgataaaagacaaagcaaaacaaaaacctgttaTGCTAGAGGCAAGTTTTGCCCTTAGAAAGGATAATCATGAATTCTCCAGTGCAAATTTATCTCTTATTTCCTCTAGCTTTCATCTGAATGCTAATAAAATCCTATTACAAATATGAATAGTTAGCTTTTAGTACAGTTCATCATTAACAAGCAGCAGGTATTAATCTGTTTGCATATTCCTGTTTCATAACTGAAATACTTGCCTTACAAAATGCATTACAAATCCACCATACTTAATTACTATACTTAATACATGCATTCATATTAAGACTCAGTCACAGAAACTGTCTGCTAAGTACACATGTGGAACTGCTAAAGATTTTCAGATAAAGTATACGCACCTATGGTCCTCATTCGTAGCAATTAAGCTAGAAACATTTCTTAATATTCCTCCTCCACTCTCTATGATGGCTAAAGTGTTTGTTTGGCTCCGGTACGTCAGTGTGCCGACTAGAAATGCAAGAGCACCATCAACAGCACATATGTCAGCTTTGTTCTCAGTACAGTGTGCTGACAAATTCCATAAGGCACTCAGAACACTTTTTAGGGTGGATTCCTAGGAAAGTAACAAAATGACAGAATTAGAGAGGTTTTCAACTACTGATCACAAGCTCTCAGATATACACATTAGCTGCAAGTGGTTATGTATTTTCCAATTTCTGCTTTCTGGGCTGGTAAATTAAACGCAGGCAGCAGTGCACACATAAATACTTTTGCTCGCCTCTCTCCTTCCTCAGATTTGGTATTGCTTGCCCCAAGGTTTTCAAAAGCATATGCCACAATACTTGTTAGCTGCCATAATGGTAAAAATGGCTTGAAGACTAGCTGGCAGGAGACTCTGGGATGGAATATAATCCTGTGTGGATACCAAAAATTGATCTAGAAAATTACAAAAGTGGTAGTTATCTATTCACTAACTCAAAAGAGGATTTATTAAAttgcaaaattataaaaaaggCTATTTCAACAGCATAGGTCATGAAACTGAACAGCAAAAGCTGTCAACCCTcataaataaaatcacagaaataccAATAGTTTTGAGATGTCATTGCCACATTGTGGTCTGCTGCTATGTTAACTCAAAGCAACTCTCTTCTTCAAAGCAAGATACCTAAAGCACCCCAAACATTTGACCAACTGCTTTTATCAAAAAGGACAacaatatttgtattttgtgtAAAATAAATGCAATCTCTCCAAAACTTATCTCAATCAATTATAGAGAATACCTTTTTAACTTCTAAAGCACATTCCATCAATGCTTTAACACTTCCAACTTCTCTTAGAGTCTTTTTACTGTTTACATCTGCTCGCCAGGACAAGTTCCTCAACACACTTGCAATGACCtgcaaaatgtgaaagaaaaataatgtatctCTGTATAGCTACTTCTTTAGCAGGTTATTAGACTTTCCTCCTGGATTTCTGGCATGCTATGGATTCATTAACAGCAGTTGTGTTCAGCTACTGAACTAAAATTTGctaaaatctgctttttgttgtgttgCCTGCTAGACTGTTCTAACATTTCAGTATGTAGTTTGATCAAAGGTACTGACTTCTGTGTGTGGCCAcctaaaacaaatatttgaaatCTGGTTCCCTGCTTTCCACACTGGTTGAAAAATTGTTCCAAAAATTCAGATTTGTGCCCTACTCTGATGTCTGCACTGGACTGATGTAATCTCAGGAGAGATACACATcatctttttctcagcttttgtgCTTGTAAAATAGAATAATAACACTTGCCTGTCTCTCAGATAGTATGATTACTTGGATTAATGTTTATAAAGCTCtttgaagtcttttaaaaatacactgtgtCTTTTACAATCAGAATAGTTATCTCCAGAAGATGAGCAGCCATTCAGCCTATGTCCTTGCTTTTGGCAGCAGGTAGATGGAGGGAGACTCTCAACTAGAGAGGACAGTCATTATGTATTAAACTCCCTCTATTTAAGGGCTGCAGTACGCATGTATATCTGTCATGACATATTTGATAGAAAACTTTTACCTATGGATGTTCTCATTGACACCGAAGTGCGTGAGGTTGTTAGATTACGTGATGAATGCTCGCCGGCTCACGCGCACAAGGGAGCACGGGGAGGCAGTGGCAGATGGAAGAGCCCAGTAatgccctgccctggctgctcccagtCTCACCGCAGGAGCCATCAGCCCATCAGAGGCCCATCTCAACACGCCCAGAGGAGCGCAGGCGCCCAAAGGCAGCCGGGAACCCGAAATAAGGGCTCAGAGGAGGGGGCACCCTggccaggctccttccagggCTCTCCCAGGAGAGACACAGCCCTATGACCCAGGTGTGACACCCGTTCAGGGAAGTCAACGGGAGCAGCTCTCTGCACTTTTTGGACTTAGGCAGGTCAGTCCAGAAGTCCTGGTGTAGGGATGTGAGACATCTTATGGGATCCAGGGGAAATGCATTCTGGGACTACAATGGGATGGGAGGACCCAAAGGCTtccaaaggcaggaaaaaggaaggatCTAGGTGATTTGGGGAGGTACAAGCATGGGAAAACACAGGGATAAGGGGACAGAAAAGCACAGCTGCATCTAAACAGCTGTCTGGCTGTTTGGCCATACGGTTTGCCTGATGACCACTGTCTGTCCATGTTCTTATCAAATCCCATTTCTAACTTTTCCTGAGTGAGGGACTTCCTGCTCTGTGCGCATGCGTGTGTAAGGGGTCATTGCAGGTCAGAGGGCCCATGTGTCTGTGACTTCCTTTTCAGGAAtcctaaatatatttaatatctgCCCTAATATTAAATCACAGAGTTTACCCAATAACCTCAATTGtaattcttattattttctcAATTGTAACTAGCTAGCTCATCCTCTAGGGGAGAAATTTTTTGTGAACAGTGTTTTAAGAGATGAAGTCAATTTTacttaaaattcttcttttatcTGATGATTCACTCAAACTGCAAGGAAAACAaggttttcctttccaaaagctgTTCTAGTTTGTTAACagtatatattaattaaaatggaTTCTaagttaatatttaataattttaaacaagttCCATACCAGTGAAGAACAGTTCTGTGCCCTCAACTGTAAGATCACCCTAAGCACTTCTTAAAGACTTCACTTCCAGGCTGTTTTCTTACATAGCAGGAGCCATTGGAAGAGACACACAGGTGTCATACCAAACACTTTGCTTATATTTAGAAAGCTTCTTTGGGAGATGCTGGTATAGAGAGTAGTTATGTATGACTTGTCAAATGCAGATTCACTTTTGAAATACAGCTTCGTCTACCATTATTCCCCTATTGTTTACTTGCTGCAACTGTAGGAGGAACCACAACACTCCAGGTAATCCCAGTCCATTAGCACCATCACTAGTATACTAAATTAGAGGATGTAAGATTGCTCAAACTTGTCTTTGAAACTGGACTTCCACTAACAGATCAGGGTCATAAAAGTGAGTTTTATAGCCCATGTGTTATATGtgctttggtaaaaaaaaaaaaaaaaaaaaaaaaaagaacatgaccCACAGATAAGCATTTTTACAAGAAGAAAGTTGTAGCGCACAATTTGTGGAACGAGTACAGGTACCAACTTTACATCAAAGTTAAGGCAGACAAGACAACATAAGAACAACTCCCTCCACACCCCCACCCCGCACTTCCCCAAACCAGGCTCCGATGGACGAAACATACTTCAAAGAGAGAGACTAATTGAAAAAAGAGAGGGCTGGCTGTGGACAGCACACTAGAAACTTCATGAAGATGATAGAATTCAAGTACAAAAATAACCGGTGGTGAGCCCAAATGAGTAGAAGGAAGTTAAGTATTAGGAAAGGAGAGCAGAAACACCGTATTTTAATACAGCGCAATGAAATTCATGGGATGCAAAGTGATGGAAACGTCCAAGTTGAAGAACCGTTTTATCTGAAAAGGACATTACCTGCTGTAAGTCTTCACTTTCCGATTTCAGCTGGGCTACAAGAGCTCTCATACAGCCCTTCATAGAACACAGTGTAGCCTGTTaggaatcagaagaaaaaagaaagtgaacagAATTAAATGACAGGTTAGGTGGCTTGCTTCTGCACATGTTTTGAATATTTAAGCTAATCATAGCTGAAGTTATGAAGTTATCATAGTAAAATATGTTGCTAACAACAAATATTTGGTTTACAACTACTAAAGAGTTAAGCGTAACTGTCAGTTTCTATTCTGGAGCATACTTAAGTGGTAAACTTGTGCTAAATTTGGTACTTTTTACAACAGGTCTAGGACTTGATCTGGAAATTTACTACCTTAGAAACATTCTTTACTATGCATCAGATAAAAATCACCTGTGAGCTGTCTATTAAGTCTcacaatcatatttttttctttcaaataaacatAATATGAAAACTAATATGAATATTTAAAACTGACACAAATATAGCAACATTTCTATAACGTTTGAAGAACAACTTTTCACAAATACAATAGGAACTGAAAAAATGCAAGGCTTACGCTGGAAATTGGTTGTGACAAAGCACaacaaaaaattcaaaaccaaagTATGTGTTAGAAGTGTTCTACTCATCAGCTGGACAGCGTGTACACTGGCATCTCCGAGTAGTTTAGTTTATGCTATAAACCCAGTAACTGCAGCCCTGTAGCAGTTATTAACTGGATGATGTAATGAGCCAATATTTTGTGAAGCAATTAATTTGCAGCAAAGATTTATGCTTTACTCTTGTCTGAAACTTTGAACAAAAAGCGACTTATATGAAGCCTGTCATTTCCATTCACTCCTGAAATGTCTTCCTCTAGAGTAGAAAGATAAAAGTCTTCTCAGTATGAAGTTATTTTAAGATCCTTAGCTTGGCAAACTCTCGGGCAAGAAATTATTGAAAGCAAGGTCTTTGTCAGAAATTAGAGAACCTATTTTCTCTTATAATAATTTGAAGTATTGTCCATTATGAGCCAGATATTCTCCAAATATTTAAACGCAAACTCCAGCCTGAAAAGGCTTGCAAAATTTCATCAGCCAGTAATGGTATCGTTAAATAACTGACAACTTTACAAACTTCAACTCAATTAGCAGTTTCTGTTAGAAAAAATCTCACTATCCATAATCATTGGTCTATAATCATTATGTGTTATACTAACTAATGCTCATAAAAAATTAAGCCAATAGATAAAATCCTTACTTTCAGTGACACATCAAAAGTGGTTTAATTTACTACGAGAGCTGACACTACGCTTGCACGATACAACATTCAGTTTGTGGTGCTCTCTGTCAGGAACAGGATGGAATGACAGAGATATTCTGAACTTCCGTCTTGACTTCAAACTCCCTATCCTGTCCTGGAGTTTTATCACCTTTCTTGAGAACTACAATTCAAACATGGCTATGAACTGAAATCACTGTATGTTTAAAATTCTACTCATACCTTGTTTGCCACATCTCCAAAAGTCAAGTTTGTCAGAGCCATCCCTGCATATCTCCTTAAGGTAACACTATAGTGATCGTTTGTAAGTCCATACATTTCACAATCCACTTGCAATAGTTCAGCAATGGCCTGCAAACCTCCTTTAAAAAcgaacaaataagaaaataaataatatctgtACTCAAATATCATGAGTACAGTACGTAAATACAAAGGAGTAAATTGCATTTACATGTACAGAACAAATCTCAaacttctgaaagccagaaggctcAGAAAGGTGAATAAATTGTTAAATACTGACTCTGAGTCTTGAATCCCATGCATAGTAGCAGCTGAAAGGTATGACAGTGTGACATTGAGATTTCAGGAACAGGAGGAATTATGAGGAAGTAAGAAGCAAACTCATCTTTTAATTCCACCCAGCCAAAATCATCTTTGACTGATGAACTCGCACCAGTTACATAAGAGGCTATTTAGTAAATCTGAAAATTACTGATTTAATTATTATCCCTGAATGttattttctgataaaaatacacagaatatttTCACTGATAATGAAAAGTGGATAATTAAGGAAAATTGCATCCACAGAATTTACCGAGCATGGAGTAAAAAATTCAGGCTGCTGAACAGTAACCAACTCgggacaaaagggaaaaaaaacaccaacagaaaacCTCCCACCCTGGAAAGCAGTCTCCATTGTAAGTCCAATAATTCTAAAATTGCAAGTTTTTCCATAATAATACTACTCTTCCAAAATTCACAATGCATGTCAGAAAAGACTAACTGACACAATAATTTATCTACCGGAAAATGGTCTGGTTAATTTAAACTGCATTCATCACTTAGAGGGCAACAACTGACACAAATGAATAGCTGATCTGTTTAAACTAGTGGTAAAAAAAGCCATATATCCAGTGGAGTACACAAGGCGCACCAGCGTTTCCAGCAAGCTTCTCAAAGGAAGTCAGAGAAATACATTTGGTCTTACCAAGCTCATTCATCGCATGCCTGTGTTCTTCATCAAATGAAAGTTTCATCAAAACACACACCGCAGGACAGATTTGATGATCCACTGGAGCAGGCACTGATCCAGAAATAGGTAACAATTAGTATTTCCTATGTGATTTTGCCTAGGTCATAAGTTTTCCAAAGTGAATCTAATCTTAAAATAGATCAACTGCAGTTTTGTTGAGAGTTTGTATCTTCCCAGTAATCCACAAACAGACAATTAGTTAAGAATGTTACTAACAAACGTGTGTACTAGAAATACATTTGATGCTGAATAAGAAATTACGGAGAATCCTGAATGTATGTATTACTTAAGAATATGACTCccagtacaaaaaaaaagatcttactattttaaaagttaatagtGAAACAAATTGATAAGGTTAAATATTCTGGTGGCATTAAATAATATGCCACCTAACGTGTTTCTTTGGGTGTTACGTCCCTATGAACGGTTAATTAAAACCCTTTGTTTCTTAACTGAGAAGTGTTTAAGTTCATGTTTTAGTGAGCCAGATCCTGGCTACTGCACAAATGGCACTGGTACATCTTGTTCAGAGCCCCACTCTTGCTGAACGGTTCTTGCGGTAAACCCCAACACCCATGACACagcccactgatttcagcagtaCATCTGCCATAGACACCTACAGCCTCGATTTACAAAATGCCCTCAATTCAGAAAAGCAGCTAAGCAATCCAGAAGGTTAAATCTTTTCTCTAACCGTGCCCTGAGAAAACTGCTATTCATTTACATTGTCACTTCTTTCgtattttaatattgaaatatttCTTACATACAGCATTATAAATAACAGTTCATATTATACTGAATAGATTGAGAGTATTTAATTTGTGCTCTCTGCCCCTCTCCTAAATGAAATGTGTTGTCTCCTGAATACATCTGCGTGAAAAGCAATTTGGGATTATTTATGCAGAT includes:
- the APC gene encoding adenomatous polyposis coli protein isoform X3; its protein translation is MAAASYDQLLKQVEALKMENSNLRQELEDNSNHLTKLETEASNMKEVLKQLQGSIEDEAMASSGQIDLLERLKELNLESTNFPGVKLRPKVSVRSYGSREGSVSSRSGECSPVPMGSFPRRGFMNGSRESTGYLEELEKERSLLLAELEKEEKEKDWYYAQLQNLTKRIDSLPLTENFSLQTDMTRRQLEYEARQIRAAMEEQLGTCQDMEKRAQRAPQSKHDAGPHDTERQSEGQGAAEISVATSSAGQGSAARMDHETASVMSSSNNYSVPRRLTSHLGTKVTEDYKPQVEMVYSLLSMLGTHDKDDMSRTLLAMSSSQDSCIAMRQSGCLPLLIQLLHGNDKDSVLLGNSRGSKEARARASAALHNIIHSQPDDKRGRREIRVLHLLEQIRAYCETCWEWQEAHEQGMDQDKNPMPAPVDHQICPAVCVLMKLSFDEEHRHAMNELGGLQAIAELLQVDCEMYGLTNDHYSVTLRRYAGMALTNLTFGDVANKATLCSMKGCMRALVAQLKSESEDLQQVIASVLRNLSWRADVNSKKTLREVGSVKALMECALEVKKESTLKSVLSALWNLSAHCTENKADICAVDGALAFLVGTLTYRSQTNTLAIIESGGGILRNVSSLIATNEDHRQILRENSCLQTLLQHLKSHSLTIVSNACGTLWNLSARNAKDQEALWDMGAVSMLKNLIHSKHKMIAMGSAAALRNLMANRPAKYKDANIMSPGSSLPSLHVRKQKALEAELDAQHLSETFDNIDNLSPKASHRNKQRHKQNLYSEYVLDSSRHDDGMCRSESFNAGNMTVLSPYLNTTVLPGSSSSNRGNIENSRSEKDRSLDRDRAVGLNTYHPAAENTGNSSKRIGMQISTAAAQIAKVMEEVTSMHIPQEDRSSGSTSEMHCLTEDRNAPRRSATAHAHSNAYFPKAENSNRTCPVPYTKMEYKRASNDSLNSVSSSDGYGKRGQMKPSIESYSEDDESKFCSYGQYPADLAHKIHSANHMDDNDGELDTPINYSLKYSDEQLNSGRQSPSQNERWARPKHIIDDEMKQNEQRQSRSQNATYPVYTESGDDKHMKYQSPFGQQECVSTFRSRGSNGSDQNRVGSTLGMNQKVNQSLCQVDDYDDDKPTNYSERYSEEEQHEEEDRPTNYSIKYNEEEHHVDQPIDYSLKYSTEVPPSSQKPSFTFPKTSSVQSTKTDHISSSSGSTSAPSAGSKRQNQLHPNSAQSRGSHAQKTASCKTPSINQETIQTYCVEDTPICFSRCSSLSSLSSAEDEIGRDQSTRVTDANNTLQIAELKENSGALSTEGAVSEITSTSQHIRTKSSRLQTSSLSPSDSSRHKAVEFSSGAKSPSKSGAQTPKSPPEHYVQETPLMFSRCTSVSSLDSFESRSIASSVQSEPCSGMVSGIISPSDLPDSPGQTMPPSRSKTPPPAQGVQVKRDVAKGKVPSAEKREPGPRQAAVNAAVQRVQVLPDADTLLHFATESTPDGFSCSSSLSALSLDEPFIQKDVELRIMPPVHENEHGNEAEPEESDDTKDNQEKKADKPTEAEKDILDDSDDDDDIEILEACIISAMPTKSSRKAKKPSQASAQKIPPPVARKPSQLPVYKLLPSQSRLQSQKHVSFTPGDDMPRVYCVEGTPINFSTATSLSDLTIESPPSELANVDSVGTGAESGEFEKRDTIPTEGRSTDESQRAKSATVTPPGLDDDKTEEGDILAECINSAMPKGKSHKPFRVKKIMDQIQQASSSVSNKNQSEGEKKKPTSPVKPVPQNNEYRARIRKPTEPKSNVSNERSYPENRDGKKQNLKNNSRDFNDKLPNNEERVRGSFAFDSPHHYTPIEGTPYCFSRNDSLSSLDFDDDDVDLSREKAELRKGKEAKETEIKDCTNPEQSSNQQPSSRTQVCQKHPTGRSQPKTFSQSTKDIPDRGAATDEKMQNFAIENTPVCFSRNSSLSSLSDIDQENNNNKEGEAEKRTEAPDSQMESNRPQTSGYAPKSFHVEDTPVCFSRNSSLSSLSIDSEDDLLQECISSAMPKKKKPSRIKSESEKNNSRNTGGILAEDLTLDLREIQRPDSEHGFSPDSENFDWKAIQEGANSIVSSLHQAAAAASLSRQASSDSDSILSLKSGISLGSPFHLTPDQEEKPFTSNKGPRILKPGEKSTLESKKVESESRGIKGGKKVYKSIITGKARSNSEVSSQLKQPQQTSVPSISRGRTMIHIPGVRNSSSSTSPVSKKGPPLKNTNSKSPSEGQSLTSSPRGVKSSVKPEPAPVTRQPSGLNQSGSSKGPSRSGSRDSTPSRPQQQPLSRPLQSPGRNSISPGRNGINPPNKLSQLPRTSSPSTASTKSSSSGRMSYTSPGRQMSQQNLTKQTALPKSTSSIPRSESASKGLNQALSSGGSNKKTELSRMSSTKSSGSESDRSERPVLVRQSTFIKEAPSPTLRRKLEESASFESLSPSRPDSPTRSQLQTPVLSPSLPDMSLSTHSTAPTSGWRKLPPNLSPSVEYDGRPAKRHDIARSHSESPSRLLINRSGTWKREHSKHSSSLPRVSTWRRTGSSSSILSASSESSEKAKSEDEKQHGSSLSGHKQSKESQAPAKGTWRKIKENEIPQIMNDPQHSSSGATNGSDSKTLIYQMAPAVSKTEDVWVRIEDCPINNPRSGRSPTGNTPPVIDSVSEKGGMNGKDSKEIQEKQTPGNGGVPVRTIGLENRLNSFFQIDSPDKKGTETKPLQNNPVPAPENNESTVSERTPFSSTSSSKHSSPIGAVAARVTPFNYNPSRRKSSVDNSSARPSQIPTPVNNTTKKRDSKSENPDSSGTQSPKRHSGSYLVTSV